The Primulina eburnea isolate SZY01 chromosome 8, ASM2296580v1, whole genome shotgun sequence genome contains a region encoding:
- the LOC140840230 gene encoding probable inactive histone-lysine N-methyltransferase SUVR2 isoform X2: MSKETKVKVANAFRAMKCIGISEDKVKPVLKSLLKLFDKNWKLIEEENYRALADAIFDIDEVEAAECSRKILNEAAEHPKKIVNSEKEDYLEEEVQASEEPERPLKRLRHRNRDGQTSTSSTSNTNVPKISLVKPKEEPDELPEGHLPKANGSHSIVDPNLQVDTCQSLGANKKEQHTSAKSLIVYDPCQLSARGRIQQNTSLGRERSPSHPMTLRDGGKGSVSPQSGEKSSVSARSSDVECLKEPNNKCDIVLSPSPKQRNNASHTLINPKDEPVTDVTPVTRVHPVRLNEEGPLSMNGATADDCPELSVSHAAQRIDAADGNVAASELINIGALAKIPAEDALGAGYLGFSSVSGSIVLVDTLPNTLPLPPTCNGMDDVTPLKMMASLDDRGSNRVSCAEEMNGSSLEVIHHPLVALNTVSSPDDVIDIAKGLEKVVITIVNEVNDERPPSFFYIPQNAVFQNAYLNFSLARMGDNHYCGTCSGDCLLLSTPCPCAHENGGEFAYTTDGLVREDFLNECISMNRDPKKHCQFFCKECVLERSKSEDVIEPCKGHLVRKFIKECWWKCGCNQLCGNRVVQRGISRKLQVFMTPEGKGWGLRTLEDLPKGAFVCEYVGEVLTNTELFDRVSRSPKGEKHSYPVLLDADWGAEEVLKDEALCLDATYYGNVARFINHRCYDSNMVEIPVEVETPDHHYYHIAFFTTRNVKAKEELTWDYGIDFDDHGHPIKAFRCQCGSKFCRNIKRSSSFS; this comes from the exons ATGAGCAAGGAGACAAAAGTAAAGGTTGCGAATGCCTTTCGTGCTATGAAATGTATTGGGATCTCTGAGGATAAGGTGAAGCCGGTATTGAAAAGTCTGCTAAAGTTGTTTGATAAAAATTGGAAGCTTATTGAAGAGGAAAACTATAGAGCCCTTGCTGATGCTATTTTTGATATAGATGAAGTAGAG GCTGCAGAGTGCTCAAGGAAGATCTTGAATGAA GCAGCAGAGCATCCAAAAAAGATTGTGAATAGTGAA AAAGAGGATTACTTGGAGGAAGAAGTGCAGGCTTCTGAAGAGCCTGAACGGCCTTTAAAAAGACTGCGACATAGAAATCGAGATGGTCAAACTTCCACCTCAAGTACTTCTAATACAAATGTACCCAAAATTTCACTTGTCAAGCCAAAAGAAGAACCAGATGAACTACCTGAAGGCCATTTGCCAAAGGCAAATGGTTCACACAGTATAGTGGATCCCAATTTGCAGGTTGACACATGCCAATCACTTGGTGCCAACAAAAAAGAGCAACATACTTCTGCCAAATCCTTGATTGTCTACGATCCCTGCCAGCTCAGTGCCAGAGGCAGAATTCAGCAAAATACCTCGTTGGGAAGAGAAAGATCACCTTCTCATCCAATGACGCTGAGAGACGGAGGAAAGGGATCTGTCTCTCCGCAATCTGGGGAGAAGAGTTCAGTTTCTGCAAGATCATCTGATGTTGAATGCCTAAAAGAGCCAAATAATAAGTGTGACATTGTTCTATCACCCTCGCCCAAACAAAGGAACAATGCCAGTCATACTCTGATTAATCCTAAAGATGAGCCAGTCACTGATGTCACACCTGTCACCAGGGTCCATCCAG TTAGGTTGAATGAAGAAGGTCCTTTGAGTATGAATGGTGCCACTGCAGATGACTGCCCTGAACTTTCAGTATCCCATGCTGCTCAAAGAATAGACGCTGCTGATGGAAATGTTGCTGCAAGTGAACTGATAAACATTGGAGCACTGGCAAAGATCCCAG CAGAGGATGCTCTAGGTGCTGGATACTTGGGTTTTAGTTCTGTGAGTGGATCAATTGTTCTGGTTGATACTCTTCCCAATACATTGCCACTTCCTCCAACTTGCAATGGCATGGATGATGTCACACCTCTGAAGATGATGGCAAGTCTAGATGACCGTGGATCAAACAGAGTGAGCTGTGCTGAAGAAATGAATGGTTCGAGCTTGGAGGTTATCCATCACCCGCTGGTGGCTCTGAATACTGTCAGCTCACCTGATGATGTTATTGATATAGCCAAGGGACTGGAAAAAGTTGTAATCACTATAGTGAATGAGGTCAATGATGAGCGTCCTCCATCTTTCTTTTACATACCCCAAAACGCAGTTTTTCAAAATGCATATTTGAATTTCTCTCTGGCTCGTATGGGAGATAACCACTATTGTGGTACTTGTTCTGGGGATTGTCTGTTGTTATCCACTCCTTGTCCCTGTGCACATGAAAATGGAGGTGAATTTGCATACACTACCGACGGCCTTGTTAGAGAGGACTTTCTCAATGAGTGTATCTCCATGAATCGTGATCCGAAGAAGCACTGCCAGTTCTTCTGTAAGGAATGCGTTCTTGAAAGATCAAAAAGTGAAGATGTCATTGAACCTTGTAAAGGTCATCTAGTGAGGAAGTTCATTAAAGAATGTTGGTGGAAATGTGGCTGCAATCAATTGTGTGGAAATCGAGTAGTGCAGAGAGGAATAAGTCGCAAATTACAG GTGTTTATGACACCTGAAGGTAAAGGGTGGGGTCTACGTACACTGGAGGACCTGCCAAAAGGTGCATTTGTTTGCGAGTATGTTGGAGAAGTTTTAACAAACACAGAGCTCTTTGATCGTGTTTCACGTAGTCCCAAAGGGGAGAAACATTCATATCCTGTTCTTCTTGATGCTGATTGGGGTGCAGAAGAAGTACTCAAAGACGAAGCTCTTTGTTTGGATGCTACTTATTATGGAAATGTTGCAAGGTTTATCAATCACAG ATGTTATGACTCAAACATGGTTGAGATTCCTGTGGAAGTGGAGACTCCTGATCACCACTATTATCAC ATAGCGTTCTTTACTACGAGAAACGTGAAAGCCAAGGAAGAACTCACTTGG GATTATGGTATTGATTTTGATGACCATGGCCATCCTATAAAGGCCTTTCGTTGTCAATGTGGCAGCAAGTTTTGCCGCAACATAAAACGCTCAAGTA GTTTTTCTTAG
- the LOC140840230 gene encoding probable inactive histone-lysine N-methyltransferase SUVR2 isoform X1, with product MSKETKVKVANAFRAMKCIGISEDKVKPVLKSLLKLFDKNWKLIEEENYRALADAIFDIDEVEAAECSRKILNEAAEHPKKIVNSEKEDYLEEEVQASEEPERPLKRLRHRNRDGQTSTSSTSNTNVPKISLVKPKEEPDELPEGHLPKANGSHSIVDPNLQVDTCQSLGANKKEQHTSAKSLIVYDPCQLSARGRIQQNTSLGRERSPSHPMTLRDGGKGSVSPQSGEKSSVSARSSDVECLKEPNNKCDIVLSPSPKQRNNASHTLINPKDEPVTDVTPVTRVHPVRLNEEGPLSMNGATADDCPELSVSHAAQRIDAADGNVAASELINIGALAKIPAEDALGAGYLGFSSVSGSIVLVDTLPNTLPLPPTCNGMDDVTPLKMMASLDDRGSNRVSCAEEMNGSSLEVIHHPLVALNTVSSPDDVIDIAKGLEKVVITIVNEVNDERPPSFFYIPQNAVFQNAYLNFSLARMGDNHYCGTCSGDCLLLSTPCPCAHENGGEFAYTTDGLVREDFLNECISMNRDPKKHCQFFCKECVLERSKSEDVIEPCKGHLVRKFIKECWWKCGCNQLCGNRVVQRGISRKLQVFMTPEGKGWGLRTLEDLPKGAFVCEYVGEVLTNTELFDRVSRSPKGEKHSYPVLLDADWGAEEVLKDEALCLDATYYGNVARFINHRCYDSNMVEIPVEVETPDHHYYHIAFFTTRNVKAKEELTWDYGIDFDDHGHPIKAFRCQCGSKFCRNIKRSSMSTRLVTRLGVDLRTQGDEGWYAQFLKNQGEFLNF from the exons ATGAGCAAGGAGACAAAAGTAAAGGTTGCGAATGCCTTTCGTGCTATGAAATGTATTGGGATCTCTGAGGATAAGGTGAAGCCGGTATTGAAAAGTCTGCTAAAGTTGTTTGATAAAAATTGGAAGCTTATTGAAGAGGAAAACTATAGAGCCCTTGCTGATGCTATTTTTGATATAGATGAAGTAGAG GCTGCAGAGTGCTCAAGGAAGATCTTGAATGAA GCAGCAGAGCATCCAAAAAAGATTGTGAATAGTGAA AAAGAGGATTACTTGGAGGAAGAAGTGCAGGCTTCTGAAGAGCCTGAACGGCCTTTAAAAAGACTGCGACATAGAAATCGAGATGGTCAAACTTCCACCTCAAGTACTTCTAATACAAATGTACCCAAAATTTCACTTGTCAAGCCAAAAGAAGAACCAGATGAACTACCTGAAGGCCATTTGCCAAAGGCAAATGGTTCACACAGTATAGTGGATCCCAATTTGCAGGTTGACACATGCCAATCACTTGGTGCCAACAAAAAAGAGCAACATACTTCTGCCAAATCCTTGATTGTCTACGATCCCTGCCAGCTCAGTGCCAGAGGCAGAATTCAGCAAAATACCTCGTTGGGAAGAGAAAGATCACCTTCTCATCCAATGACGCTGAGAGACGGAGGAAAGGGATCTGTCTCTCCGCAATCTGGGGAGAAGAGTTCAGTTTCTGCAAGATCATCTGATGTTGAATGCCTAAAAGAGCCAAATAATAAGTGTGACATTGTTCTATCACCCTCGCCCAAACAAAGGAACAATGCCAGTCATACTCTGATTAATCCTAAAGATGAGCCAGTCACTGATGTCACACCTGTCACCAGGGTCCATCCAG TTAGGTTGAATGAAGAAGGTCCTTTGAGTATGAATGGTGCCACTGCAGATGACTGCCCTGAACTTTCAGTATCCCATGCTGCTCAAAGAATAGACGCTGCTGATGGAAATGTTGCTGCAAGTGAACTGATAAACATTGGAGCACTGGCAAAGATCCCAG CAGAGGATGCTCTAGGTGCTGGATACTTGGGTTTTAGTTCTGTGAGTGGATCAATTGTTCTGGTTGATACTCTTCCCAATACATTGCCACTTCCTCCAACTTGCAATGGCATGGATGATGTCACACCTCTGAAGATGATGGCAAGTCTAGATGACCGTGGATCAAACAGAGTGAGCTGTGCTGAAGAAATGAATGGTTCGAGCTTGGAGGTTATCCATCACCCGCTGGTGGCTCTGAATACTGTCAGCTCACCTGATGATGTTATTGATATAGCCAAGGGACTGGAAAAAGTTGTAATCACTATAGTGAATGAGGTCAATGATGAGCGTCCTCCATCTTTCTTTTACATACCCCAAAACGCAGTTTTTCAAAATGCATATTTGAATTTCTCTCTGGCTCGTATGGGAGATAACCACTATTGTGGTACTTGTTCTGGGGATTGTCTGTTGTTATCCACTCCTTGTCCCTGTGCACATGAAAATGGAGGTGAATTTGCATACACTACCGACGGCCTTGTTAGAGAGGACTTTCTCAATGAGTGTATCTCCATGAATCGTGATCCGAAGAAGCACTGCCAGTTCTTCTGTAAGGAATGCGTTCTTGAAAGATCAAAAAGTGAAGATGTCATTGAACCTTGTAAAGGTCATCTAGTGAGGAAGTTCATTAAAGAATGTTGGTGGAAATGTGGCTGCAATCAATTGTGTGGAAATCGAGTAGTGCAGAGAGGAATAAGTCGCAAATTACAG GTGTTTATGACACCTGAAGGTAAAGGGTGGGGTCTACGTACACTGGAGGACCTGCCAAAAGGTGCATTTGTTTGCGAGTATGTTGGAGAAGTTTTAACAAACACAGAGCTCTTTGATCGTGTTTCACGTAGTCCCAAAGGGGAGAAACATTCATATCCTGTTCTTCTTGATGCTGATTGGGGTGCAGAAGAAGTACTCAAAGACGAAGCTCTTTGTTTGGATGCTACTTATTATGGAAATGTTGCAAGGTTTATCAATCACAG ATGTTATGACTCAAACATGGTTGAGATTCCTGTGGAAGTGGAGACTCCTGATCACCACTATTATCAC ATAGCGTTCTTTACTACGAGAAACGTGAAAGCCAAGGAAGAACTCACTTGG GATTATGGTATTGATTTTGATGACCATGGCCATCCTATAAAGGCCTTTCGTTGTCAATGTGGCAGCAAGTTTTGCCGCAACATAAAACGCTCAAGTA TGTCAACTCGACTTGTTACACGATTGGGGGTAGATCTACGAACTCAGGGAGATGAAGGGTGGTACgcgcaatttttgaaaaatcagggagaatttttaaatttctaa
- the LOC140838084 gene encoding cystathionine gamma-synthase 1, chloroplastic-like: MNRQTAHQLCFRSGRRRREDKHSIRNNGLVDHIIKNCNSALGGAESTLLKASGMCASTVLFMALVPAGGHLVTMTDCYRKTWIFVEAILPKMGIIATGIDTAYIGRLKSVFREEQY; the protein is encoded by the exons ATGAATAGACAAACGGCGCACCAACTATGCTTCCGTTCGGGTCGTCGTCGACGAGAAGATAAG CATTCAATTAGAAACAATGGTCTGGTGGACCACATCATCAAAAATTGTAACAGTGCACTGGGAGGGGCTGAATCAACCCTTCTGAAGGCATCTGGAATGTGTGCTAGCACTGTCCTGTTCATGGCATTGGTTCCTGCTGGAGGGCATCTGGTGACTATGACTGACTGCTATAGGAAGACTTGGATATTCGTTGAGGCTATTCTTCCCAAAATGGGAATCATT GCCACAGGGATTGATACTGCATATATTGGTCGTCTGAAGTCTGTTTTTAGAGAAGAACAATATTAG